The stretch of DNA CCGCCTCCTCGAGCTGGTTCACCAAGCCCGTGACCCGGCGGGCCGGGAACCCGGTCAGCTCCGCCAGGGACGACTTGGGCACGGGTCCACCGGCATCCTTGAGGACTTTCAGCACCTTGAGCAGCTTCTCCGGATCCGGGGTACTGGTACTGAAGAACTTCCGCAGGCCCAGATCCTCGGAACGGTAGTGCAGCACCGCGGCGGCAGGTTTGCCGTCCCGGCCCCCACGGCCGATCTCCTGGTAGTAGGCGTCCAGCGATTCCGGGATGTCTGCGTGCACCACGAAACGGACGGTGGGTTTGTCGATGCCCATGCCGAAGGCGGTAGTGGCCGCCACCACGTCCAGCCCGTCCGCCAGGAAGAGTTCGTGGATGCGTTCCCGTTCCGCGGCGGACAAGCCGGCGTGGTAAGCCTCGGCCCGGAGGCCTTCCGCGGCGAGCTTGGCGGCGTACTTTTCGGTGTCCTTGCGGGTGGCGGCGTACACCAGGCCCTGCCCGTCGCGTGCCAGCGCAGCCACCTGGTGGAGGACGGCGCGGCGCTTGTCCCTGTCCTCATGGTGGCGCACCACATCCAGGCAGATGTTGGGGCGGTCAAAGCCGTGCACCAGCACCAGGGGGTCCTTCATGCGCAGCCGTTCCACGATTTCGTCCCGTACCGGGGGAGAGGCGGTGGCGGTCAGGGCTGCGGCGGGCGGGTGGCCCAGCCGTTCCCGGACGGTGCCCAGGCCCAGGTAGTCGGGCCGGAAGTCGTGGCCCCAGGAGGAGACGCAGTGGGCCTCGTCCACCACGAACAGGGAGACCCCCATGCGGGCCAGGCGCTCCACCGTCACGTCCTTGGCCAGCTGCTCCGGCGCCAGGTAGAGGAACGCTGCCGTCCCGGACTCGGCAGCCTCCCACGCGGCCTCCACCTCGGCGTCACTGTGGGATGAGTTGATGGCGACGGCGGCCCCCTCGCCGAGGTCTGTGGCCAGGCCGTCCAGCTGGTCCTCCTGGAGGGCGATCAGCGGTGAAACCACGACGGCGGGATGTCCCGTTGCGTTGTGGAGGTACCGGGCGGCCACCTGGAAGATGGCGGATTTGCCGTAGCCGGTGGGCATTACGGCCAGGACGTCGCGGCCGTCAACCAGCGCGGACATCCCTGCAAGCTGGCCGTCCCGAAGGTCCGGGAGGGAAAATGATGAAGCCGCAAGGGCGGCAAGGGCAAGATCGTCGGACATGTAAAACGGGCTCCGCACACCAGAAACCAACGGCCGCTTGCTTCAGCCGTGGTGCCCAGCCTACGCCAGCCCCGCGCCGCCGTCGTACATCCCTTGACTTCAGCGGATGGCTGAACAAATGTGGAAAGAGCGGAGACCGCCGAAGCAGCCGGTGGTGGCCCGGACGGCGAGGACGCAAGGAGAACCCAACGTGGTGCGCGAGAATCCCAAGGTTGAAGAGCCAGACGAATCCCAGCTTGAAGTCACCGGACATCCCAAGGCATGGGCCGCCGGTGTTCCGGGTGTGTACCACTCGATGAAGCCGGCGCTTGAGCACATGGGTGTTGAACGGTCCCGGAAGACGCTGCTGGCGCTGAACCAGAAGGACGGGTTCGACTGCATGAGCTGCGCCTGGCCGGACCCGGGCCACCGTAAGATGTTCGAATTCTGTGAGAACGGGGCCAAGGCCGTCACCTGGGAAGCGACCCCCGTGGTGGTCGGCAGCGACTTCTGGGCCGAACACCCTGTCAGCGAGCTGCGGCAGCGGTCCGAGTACTGGCTGGGAATGCAGGGCCGCCTGACCGAACCGGTGTACAAGCCGGCGGGGGAGGACCATTACCGTCCGGTCAGTTGGGAACAGGCGGTGGGGATCCTGGCGGACAAGCTGAAGTCCCTGCCCGATCCCAACCAGGCCACCTTCTACACCAGCGGCCGCACCTCCAACGAGGCCGCGTTCCTCTACCAGCTCTTCATCAGGGCTTACGGAACCAACAACCTCCCCGACTGTTCCAACATGTGCCACGAGTCCTCCGGGTGGGGCATGGGCCAGACCATCGGCGTGGGCAAGGCAACGGTCTCCTACAACGACTTCGAAAAAGCCGACCTGATCATCATCATGGGCCAGAACCCGGGCACCAACCACCCGCGCATGCTCACCGCGCTGGAGGAAGCCAAGGAAGCCGGCTGCAAGATCGTGGCCGTCAATCCGCTGCCCGAAGCCGGGCTGATGCGCTACAAGAACCCGCAAAAGGTGAAGGGCATCATCGGCCACGGCACGGATCTGGCGGACCAGTTCCTGCAGGTACGGATCGGCGGGGAC from Pseudarthrobacter chlorophenolicus A6 encodes:
- a CDS encoding RecQ family ATP-dependent DNA helicase is translated as MSDDLALAALAASSFSLPDLRDGQLAGMSALVDGRDVLAVMPTGYGKSAIFQVAARYLHNATGHPAVVVSPLIALQEDQLDGLATDLGEGAAVAINSSHSDAEVEAAWEAAESGTAAFLYLAPEQLAKDVTVERLARMGVSLFVVDEAHCVSSWGHDFRPDYLGLGTVRERLGHPPAAALTATASPPVRDEIVERLRMKDPLVLVHGFDRPNICLDVVRHHEDRDKRRAVLHQVAALARDGQGLVYAATRKDTEKYAAKLAAEGLRAEAYHAGLSAAERERIHELFLADGLDVVAATTAFGMGIDKPTVRFVVHADIPESLDAYYQEIGRGGRDGKPAAAVLHYRSEDLGLRKFFSTSTPDPEKLLKVLKVLKDAGGPVPKSSLAELTGFPARRVTGLVNQLEEAGSVTTGKRGIRLAAKAKLPALAAAAVERAEARQRVEQSRLTMMRAYAETDGCRRQFLLNYFGEDLPAPCNNCDACAEAARRPDESAEPGSGNGGGKKGKKTSDGGRRGPAAADDPFPLQSAVVHKEWGQGLVMRHEDDVITVLFEQEGYKTLSRSAVLEHKLLKPA